ATTTATGCCGGACATGGAGAACTTGAGGAGAAAATCAGAGAGGCAGACGAAAAGGCGGATATCAGGGGAATCGTATTTCTGGGCACGGAATATTTTCATTCGCCGGACAAGGTTCTGCTGGGGGCAAAGACCCCGCTTGTGGTCCTGGATGGCTTTTTCCCGGATTATCCTCTGAATACGGTCAATATAGATAATGCATATGGCATTTATGAGGAAGTGAAGTATCTGAAAGAAAAAGGCCATCAGGCGGTGGGGTATCTGAGATGCGGTTTGCCGTACGGATGCCTGCAGGACCGGCGAAACTGCGTGGAACTGGTGCTCCGCCAGATGGGGCTGCAGCTCAGGGAGGAAGATATTGTGGAAGTGACCCAGGACACGGAAGCATTAGAAGAGGAGATCGGCACTTATCTTGACAGACAGAAGCAGCTTCCGACCGCGTTTATTGCGGACAATGACCTGATCGGGATTATGGCGGTTAAAACGATGCAGGCGCGCGGATTGAGGGTTCCGGAAGATATTTCAGTGATCGGGTTTGACGATGCCGGACTGTGCCAGCTGTCAACGCCTAAACTGACTACTGTTCGTGCTGATTTCGAAAAAATGGGGGAAAGAGCGGTGTACAGGCTTTTGAGAATGATGGAAGAGAAGGATAAATGTGTGGAAAAACTGTATATCGGTACGGAATTTATAGAAAGAGAATCTGTCGCCCGCATCGGGGGAAGTGAGTGACGAGATGTAAAGGCAGGTATATGAAAACGGCTGATGAAGACGGTACGAAACCGTCTTTGTCAGCCGTTTTGGTTTAAAGAACGTTCCTATCCGGGACCCCATATCCTGCGGATAGGGATATGACAAAATAATTTGCCGGCAAAAAGCGGATAAAACAGGGGAGAATTCATTTTGTGAAAAGAACCCCGACCGGGGCTTGTGAGTGAGAAATTGCGATAGTATTATGTATCTGTCAGTAAACAAGGAACTGTGCATAGGAAGATTAAGAAAGAGGCAGTGGAATGAATCAGGTGAATAAAAGAGAGAATTATTGTGGTTACCCGATGGGAGAGGATGGAAGAAAAATGCTGGCAGATATGTCGCATCATCATGCTCCGGTAACTGACTGGACGCTGGAGCTATTGGATATACAGCCGGATGAAATAGTTTTAGAGATTGGATGCGGCGGTGGACATGCATTAAAGCGGGCAGCCTGCCGGATTACATCAGGAAAGCTATATGGAGTGGACTATTCGGAAACGGCAGTCCTCGCTGCGAAAGAAGAAAATGCTGAGAACATTGCGGGGGGCAGCCTTACTGTTATCGAAGCCAGTGTTTCCAGGCTTCCTTTTCCGGATCATACATTTGATAAGGTCTATTCTATTGAGAGCTATTTTTTCTGGCCTGATCTGGAACAGGATTTCAAAGAAATTCTAAGGGTTTTAAAGCCGGGAGGAAAGGTTTACATTACAGGCTGTGTACATTGGAGAGACGGGCTTTCTGAGGAAGAAAAAGCACATCTGAGCAGTATGAATATGCGTAATCTTTCTTTTGCTGAGTTTGGAGAACTGTTAACAGCAGCAGGGTATCAGGATGTACATATTCACGGAAAAGAAGGCAGAGAATGGATCTGCGGAGAAGGAACAAAAGCAGAATAAGCAGGCCGGAAAATGGAAGGGGAGGTACGGGTGAAAAGGAAGAGAGAAGCAGAAATCGCAGTAAATATGATAAAGCGTTGCCTCGTGTTCTGTGCTGCAATTTTTGTATTGTCCGTAGTTGTATTTTGTCTTGCGCGATATGCTCCCGGCGATCCGGTACAGACTTTCTATGGCTCTGATGCACAGACAATGTCGGAGGCTGAATTGGAAGCGGCAAGATCCAGGCTGGGCCTGGACGGTCCTGTCTGGATTCAGTATGTACGGTGGGTGGAGCACGCGGTTCAGGGTGATTTTGGTATCTCCCTTCAGTACAAAATGCCGGCGATGGAAGTCATTGCCCCGCTTATCGGAAATACACTGATCCTGGGAGCGGCAGGTTATATTCTTGTTTTTTTATTGTCGGTTTTGCTTGCCGTTGTGTGTGCGCGGTTTGAGGACAGCTGGCTGGACAGGCTGATATGTAAAATTGGAACCATTATGTACTATATTCCGCCTTTTTGGTTTGGCGTTGTGCTCATTATGATCTTCAGTATTGGCCTGGGATGGCTGCCGAGCAGCGGGGCGTATGATCCGGGCATGGAGGACAGCATCGGCAACCGGATCAGCCATATGATTCTGCCGCTGATCGTTATTGTAGCCAGTCATCTGTGGTATTATACCTGCATGTTCCGCAATAAGCTGCTGGACGAGGTCCGTAAGGACTATGTGCTGCTTGCAAAATCGAATGGCCTGGGAAAAAACAGAATCCTGTGGGGACATTGCCTGCGAAACATTGCGCCGACGATCATAAGTATTATGGCAATCTCCGTTCCGCATGTCCTTAGCGGAACCTATATTGCGGAATCTGTCTTTAACTATGCAGGGATTGGTTCGCTGGGTGTTTCCAGTGCAAAGTATCATGACTATAATCTTCTGATGCTCGTTGTACTGATTACTGGCGTTCTGGTGATTGCCAGCAGTTTGATCGCACAGTCTGTAAATGAAGTGATTGATCCGAGAATGAAGATGGGGGAGGAATCTGCGTGGAAGAAAAGACGAGTGAGCAGGGGCTGTTTGAGATAGTCGGTTTGGACTATCGGAAACAGGTATCTGAATTGAAAGAACCCTCCTTTCGTGACAGGCTGAGGGGGAAACCGGTATTCTCCATTCTGGTTCTGTCGCTGATCTTCGGAGGCTGTCTGTTTGCAAATGTGATCGCAAATCATGATCCAGGCTATTTTTATCTGGACAATATCAATCAGGCACCCAACAGTGAATTCTTTTTTGGTACGGATTCTATGGGACGGGATATCTTTTCTCTGATCTGGAGCGGTGGGAGAGCATCGATTGCGATCGGACTTCTGAGTGCGGCAATTACGACGGTGATCGGTATTGCCTATGGATGTATCAGCGGCATTGCCGGCTCACATGTGGATTCGGTTATGATGCGCATGACAGAGATTGCGGGAAGCATTCCTTCTATCCTGCTGATCCTGCTGTTCACCAGCTTTTTTGACAGTAATAATGTATGGACACTCTCCCTGGTGATCGGCGCTCTCGGATGGTTTAATCTGGCGCGTATCGTGAGAAGTGAGGTGCGGCAGATCCGCAATCAGGAATATGTCCTGGTTTCCCGCAGTATGGGCGCTGGTTTCGGTCACATTATGCTGCGGCATTTGATTCCGAACTTTGTATCTGCGATTATGTTTGTGATAGTATCCAGCATCAGCAACAGCATGACAACAGAGGCAACACTCAGTTTCCTTGGCCTGGGGCTTCCGGTCGAAGTGGTTTCATGGGGAAGCATGCTTTCTCTTGCCAACCGCGCACTGATGCTGAATACCTGGTGGGTCATTTTGATCCCCGGATTGTTTTTGACGATAACGCTGGTGTGCATCACGAACATCGGACAGTATTTCAGGAAAGAGGTCAATCGCCGTTTATCAAACTTGTAATGATTAAAAATAAAAAAGAAGTTATCTCAGGAGGTAATATGATGAAACTTAAGTCAATTGTATCCATTGCTGTGATTGCAGCAATGTTATGTACCGGTCTGGCCGGCTGCAGTCAGAAAACTGATTCTGCAAAATCAACGGAAGAATCAGCTTCAGAGGCTCCGGCAGAAACAGACGGCACGCTGGTGTTTGCGTGTGAGTCAAAAAGTGCGATCAATCCCCTTGTCAATGAAAATGAAATGACGGATATTGTTTTTTCAGGTTTGCTGAAATACGACGGCAATAATAAGCCGGTCGAAGATCTGGCGGAAAGTTACAGCTATGACGAAGAGACGATGACCTATACGTTTAAACTTCACGATGACGTGAAATGGCATGACGGAGAGGATTTTACAGTGGATGATGTGTTGTTCACTTATAAACTTCTGACGGAGGATGAAACACTGTCTTCCTCTGTTACCAGCGATTATAAGGATATCGAAAGCATTGAAAAAGTGGATGACCATACCGTGTCAATTAAGATGAAAGCATATAACGTTGCAATATCGAATTATTTTACCATAGGTATTCTTCCGCAGCATTTGCTTGAGGGGAAAGATGTCACTACGGATACTTTTAACCAGAATCCGGTAGGTACGGGCCGTTACAAATTTGTTTCCTGGGACACTGCCGGCGGCACCATTACTTTTGAAAGCAATGAAGAGTATTATGATAAAGTACCGAATATCAAAAAACTTATTTTTAAGCCTGTAGATAATAAAACTACAAAGACCTCCATGCTGCAGACCGGTGAGGTGGATCTGGCATGGCTGGACGCAACATTTGCAAAGACCTTTGAGGGTAAGGACGGATTTACTATCACAAAATATAAAACAGCAGATTTCCGCGGTGTCTCCATGAACTTTAACAGGGATTTCTGGAAAAATAATGCGGACAGCGTCGGGGTATTAAACTATGCGGTTGATAAAGAAGCCATCGTCAGCAGCGTTTTGGACGGGGAGGGCGTCGCAGCCTACAGCCCGATCCAGCTGAGTGAGATGGGCGGAAATACCGGTGCGGATATATATACTTATGATACCGAAAAATTCGCCGAAGAGATGGAAAAACTGGGCTGGAAAAAGGGCAGCGACGGTATCTATGAACGCAATGGGCAGAAGTTTGAATTTACGGTACATATCACAGACTCTGAAGAAGAGCGTGTGGACATAGGCAAGCTTTTGGCAAAACAGCTGGAGGATGCCGGCGTGAAAATGGATATTGCAATTGACAGTTCCTGGGATTCTACAGAATTTGACGGCTTTGTGTACGGAGAAGCGTGCCAGTATGATGCGGATCAGTGCTTCAAAATGTTTACGAGTGACGGAAGCCAGAATTCACAGAAATACAGCAATGAAAAGGTGGATGAACTGCTGAGCGCTGCGCGCCACGAACGGGATCAGTCTGTCAGAAAAGAGCTCTACGGGGAATTTGAAGAGGTATATGCCAAGCAGCCTTCCATCCTTCTGATCGCCTATCTGGACGGCTTCTATGTCGGTACTTCCAGACTGAAGGGACTCGATACCAGCAGGGTACTTGGACACCATGCCCGGGGTGTTATGTGGAACGTTGAAGAATGGACACTGGAGTAAACAAAAGTAAATACCACAGAGAAGGATAGATTATGCAGCCTGTTTTACAAGTTTCCAATTTATCAGTGAGCTTTGATACGCCGAGGGGTGAAGTAGAAGCGGTCAGGGATGTTTCATGGCAGCTGGATGCCGGAGAGGTACTCGCTGTTGTGGGTGAATCCGGCTGCGGAAAAACCGTAATGGTACAGTCGATCATGAAATTACTTCCTGAAAATTCAAAGATCAGGCAGGGAAAGATTCTGGTATCCGGTGAGGATATCACCGGATACGGGGAAAAGCAGATGCGAAGATTGCGTTCCAGCGAATTTTCCATGGTCTTTCAGGATCCTATGACTTCGTTAAACCCAACGATTCCAATCGGGAAACAAATGGTCGAGGCTATCAGGAAGCATCGTAAAATCAGCAGGGAAG
The Ruminococcus gauvreauii genome window above contains:
- a CDS encoding class I SAM-dependent methyltransferase — its product is MNQVNKRENYCGYPMGEDGRKMLADMSHHHAPVTDWTLELLDIQPDEIVLEIGCGGGHALKRAACRITSGKLYGVDYSETAVLAAKEENAENIAGGSLTVIEASVSRLPFPDHTFDKVYSIESYFFWPDLEQDFKEILRVLKPGGKVYITGCVHWRDGLSEEEKAHLSSMNMRNLSFAEFGELLTAAGYQDVHIHGKEGREWICGEGTKAE
- a CDS encoding ABC transporter permease — its product is MEEKTSEQGLFEIVGLDYRKQVSELKEPSFRDRLRGKPVFSILVLSLIFGGCLFANVIANHDPGYFYLDNINQAPNSEFFFGTDSMGRDIFSLIWSGGRASIAIGLLSAAITTVIGIAYGCISGIAGSHVDSVMMRMTEIAGSIPSILLILLFTSFFDSNNVWTLSLVIGALGWFNLARIVRSEVRQIRNQEYVLVSRSMGAGFGHIMLRHLIPNFVSAIMFVIVSSISNSMTTEATLSFLGLGLPVEVVSWGSMLSLANRALMLNTWWVILIPGLFLTITLVCITNIGQYFRKEVNRRLSNL
- a CDS encoding LacI family DNA-binding transcriptional regulator, whose translation is MKVREIAAVFGVAPSTVSLVLNGKPGVGDELRKSIEEKLIENGYTIKKEQEERGTILFIYYISSRYLSNRKDNTFAMLLGGVQKVCKQKNYICSLIYAGHGELEEKIREADEKADIRGIVFLGTEYFHSPDKVLLGAKTPLVVLDGFFPDYPLNTVNIDNAYGIYEEVKYLKEKGHQAVGYLRCGLPYGCLQDRRNCVELVLRQMGLQLREEDIVEVTQDTEALEEEIGTYLDRQKQLPTAFIADNDLIGIMAVKTMQARGLRVPEDISVIGFDDAGLCQLSTPKLTTVRADFEKMGERAVYRLLRMMEEKDKCVEKLYIGTEFIERESVARIGGSE
- a CDS encoding ABC transporter substrate-binding protein; the encoded protein is MMKLKSIVSIAVIAAMLCTGLAGCSQKTDSAKSTEESASEAPAETDGTLVFACESKSAINPLVNENEMTDIVFSGLLKYDGNNKPVEDLAESYSYDEETMTYTFKLHDDVKWHDGEDFTVDDVLFTYKLLTEDETLSSSVTSDYKDIESIEKVDDHTVSIKMKAYNVAISNYFTIGILPQHLLEGKDVTTDTFNQNPVGTGRYKFVSWDTAGGTITFESNEEYYDKVPNIKKLIFKPVDNKTTKTSMLQTGEVDLAWLDATFAKTFEGKDGFTITKYKTADFRGVSMNFNRDFWKNNADSVGVLNYAVDKEAIVSSVLDGEGVAAYSPIQLSEMGGNTGADIYTYDTEKFAEEMEKLGWKKGSDGIYERNGQKFEFTVHITDSEEERVDIGKLLAKQLEDAGVKMDIAIDSSWDSTEFDGFVYGEACQYDADQCFKMFTSDGSQNSQKYSNEKVDELLSAARHERDQSVRKELYGEFEEVYAKQPSILLIAYLDGFYVGTSRLKGLDTSRVLGHHARGVMWNVEEWTLE
- a CDS encoding ABC transporter permease, whose protein sequence is MKRKREAEIAVNMIKRCLVFCAAIFVLSVVVFCLARYAPGDPVQTFYGSDAQTMSEAELEAARSRLGLDGPVWIQYVRWVEHAVQGDFGISLQYKMPAMEVIAPLIGNTLILGAAGYILVFLLSVLLAVVCARFEDSWLDRLICKIGTIMYYIPPFWFGVVLIMIFSIGLGWLPSSGAYDPGMEDSIGNRISHMILPLIVIVASHLWYYTCMFRNKLLDEVRKDYVLLAKSNGLGKNRILWGHCLRNIAPTIISIMAISVPHVLSGTYIAESVFNYAGIGSLGVSSAKYHDYNLLMLVVLITGVLVIASSLIAQSVNEVIDPRMKMGEESAWKKRRVSRGCLR